Part of the Salarias fasciatus chromosome 23 unlocalized genomic scaffold, fSalaFa1.1 super_scaffold_20, whole genome shotgun sequence genome, GCCACAACCCAGAACGAGCTGGCTGCGAGGCGGATTGTTTCCATGAGattttgtgtttgcttttgtgtttctgtgcgtgCGCACGTGTAGCCAGACTAGCAGAAATACCGAAGTACGTGCACAGAAATCCAGACGGGAAGCGAACACAATGAACCAATTGATttttaacaataaaacaaacttgTCAATCTGTAAGATATGTGTAAATAGTGGAAATCTGGAGATAAACGGATAATGAAGTAGTTGGAGTAATAAATAATCCACgtgtaaatatataaaaataaatagttgTGGTGATTTTGAAgtaagttgtgttttcatttttccccGCAGGGCGATCAAAGCATTCCAGGAGGTGCTGTACATCGACCCGGGCTTCTCCCGGGCCAAAGAGATCCACCTCCGCCTGGGTCTCATGTTCAAGGTCAACACAGACTACGAGTCGAGCCTAAAGGTGCGCCGCGCCCGCcgcaggccacgcccactcgCGTCCGCTGGCCACTCACTCAtcctgtgtttctctctcagcaTTTTCAGCTGGCTTTGATTGACTCCAACCCCTGCACTTTGTCCAAAGCTGAAAGTAagcccctccctctcttcacctgTTACCTTGGCGACCGCGTATCTTcgtcttctgttttttttttttttttttaatttgttgccCTGCCTCTTGCTGTTTGGAGTGTCCCCCCCTTCGTTTCTCACTCGCATACGTAGCAAGGGCAGCCCCCgtcttccccccccctcccgctctctctctttctctctctctctctctctctctccctccctctctcgctctcactctccctccctccatctgctCAGAGTCACTCAGGCAGCTTAGATCAGACACTGCAGCGCTCCAGACAAAGGAAGGTGCAGCTACCTATCTGCTGCGCGCCGCTCTGACTGATCAGGGCTGCGACCCCCCCCGGTCTGACCCCTGTGCTCTGCTCTCTTGCAGTTCAGTTCCACATCGCTCATTTATATGAGATACAGGTGAGTGCTGCCTCTCGTCtactggtttttattttttctttaaagaggtgtgttttcctcggatctgttgtgttgttgagcACAATGCTGCCGGAGTGTGAGTGTAGCAGttagcgctgtgtgtgtgtgcgtgtgtgtgtgttttggtgggTTTTGAAGTATTAGCTGACAGattgaggaggaagagcagtgTGGgtggcgggcgggcgggcgggcgggagGGGACGGGAGATCACTCTCAGCCCATCGACGGGGTTGCCACGGAAACAAGCTAGTCCGTCTCCCCCTCTTTTGTATGCTGGtggtctctcgctctctctctctctctctctctctgtggggAGGTACAGTGGCTCTCGCTTCTGCGCGGCACACACTAAACAGATGAGTGAAATCTAAACGCATTGCGtgtccctccccctccccctccccctcctcctcttcctcctcctcctcctcctcctcctcctcctcgtcttcctcctcgtcttcagAAGAGATACCGGGCTTCCAAGGAGGCCTACGAGAGCCTCCTGCAGACGGAGGATCTCCCTGCACAGGTGAAGGCCACGACCCTGCAGCAGCTCGGTAAGATTTCAGCCCGTTAGTCAcagaaagccccccccccccctccaggtaGAGTAGTGTAACTGACCACTCGCTGCCCCCCCAGGCTGGATGCATCACACGGTGGAGCAGCTCGGGGACAGAGCCAGCCGGGACAGCTATGCCATCCAGTGTCTGCAGAAGTCTCTGGAGGCCGACCCCAACTCCGGGCAGTCCTGGTACTTCCTGGGCAGGTAGGCCGTGCGCCCGCGCCGAAGCCTCGGCTCCGTGAACGGCGCCGCACGCTGACCGCGCCGCGCCGTCTGCCGCAGGTGCTACTCGAGTATCGGGAAGGTCCAGGACGCATTCATCTCTTACCGGCAATCCATAGACAAATCAGAGGCCAGCGCGGACACCTGGTGCTCGATAGGGTGAGTCGCCTTCGCATTGAACATTCCTCCACTGTCGCGCTGCGCGGATCTGACTggacccccctgacccccgacccccgaccccctcAGGGTCCTgtaccagcagcagaaccagcccATGGACGCCCTGCAGGCCTACATCTGCGCCGTGCAGCTGGACCACAGCCACGCCGCCGCCTGGATGGACCTGGGCACGCTGTACGAGTCGTGCAACCAGCCGCACGACGCCATCAAGTGCTACATCAACGCCACGCGCAGCAAGGGCTGCACCAACACCGCCGCGCTCACCCACCGCATCAAATGCCTgcaggtgggtggaggggggcggccgggcaggatgggtggatggatggattcggCCGCGCCGAGACGCCCGGATTGCCGGTTCAGTCAGGCAGTTCCCGGCGTGCACGGAGAGCGCAGCAGCTAGCGTAGCGTTAGCTTAGCGTTAGCAGCCTCTCCTCTTTCTGCACCTCCTCCCGACTCCTCCCTGCAGAGGAAGGGCAGCATGGGGCTTTCTCAGGGCTTCCTCTGTCCTGCCGCCACGGTGCTTTCTGCCTTCTGTTCGGCTGttctttaacccccccccccaccccccctcccccgatcAGGAACCAAGTAGCaccgcagacccttcagacctcATGCGTTGAGTTCCTCATCCCTAAGTGTCATTTTTGTCCCTTTGCATGAAGGAATGTTACATTTCCACCAGTTCCGCCGTCAGCACAACCTTCATGGCATTAAGACAAGCCGGCGGCTTGCTTTAATGGGTCTGTGGCCGTGTTCCGCCGCCGAACGCCATCCTCAGGCCAGAGTTACTCCAGgatgtcagttttttttgtttttttttttaaacctctaCCTACTTGCCATTTGCTGATCATTCTCCTTGTTTTGAGGTCATCGTTTGAGCAACAGAAGAGCCTTGTGTTGTTCttattattttcctttttttgttttttgtcacgTCGTTCTCCATTCCCCTAGGCTCAGTTGAGTAACCCCCAGCTCAGTAGCCTACAGGCTAAAAGTAAAATGCTCCCTCTTATTGAGGAGGCCTGGAGTCTGCCAATCCCAGCTGAGCTAACCTCCAGGCAGGGAGGCCTGAGCAGTGCACCACAGCAGGTGAGAGACCAGGTAGCTGCACCACGTCTTCCCTTCCttcctttccttccttccttcctacCTTCCTTCCGTCCTCCTCTTCTGAATGGGACCTCGGGGTAAACGGACGGGTGACGCTTGGACCGCAAAGACGCCGACGAAAACTAACGAGGGAACACTGAGCCGCCGCCAAGCGTTGCCCGTCCTCGCAGCACAGGAGTCATTCAGCCGGAACGTTCCTCCCATTCCCGCCTGATCGGTTCCTCTGCGTTCTGGGAGACGCTCGCGGCTCCCTTCATTCCCCCGAACGACCAAATCCGCTCCGAACGCTGCGGCTCGACCTCCTGTGCTGTGGCCTCtggtgctttttgttttttttttctttctttttttcctcctgtgtgtgtgtgtgacgggtgAGTCTgtgcttcctcctctctccctcctcctcttcctcccgtccACTAGTTGACCTTAGACGTCCTGCACACCGAGCCCCAGCGACGCCCCCTAGTGTCTCATCACCGCTTCATTCAATCAACGCCATCGCCACATAGCAGCCGCCAGTAGTTGTGTCGTTTCtagatgcgtgtgtgtgtttgcgtgcgtgcttgtgcgtgcgtgtgtgtgtgtgtgagagagacaagTTTGACTCCCCACCGTCACAGAGGTTCACTCTGAACATCACCGCCGCTTAATCTCTCCATCCTGCACGTTTAAaccggagctgcagctcctgagaGGCCGAGTCCGCCTGCCTGGGTGGAGacgcctccacacacacacacacacacacacacacacacacacacacacccccgttTGTTTCTCTGCCGTGGTTAAACGCCTGACGCGGAGTCACAGCCCTGCtgttctccccctcccctcaccctctcaccctcacccctccaccccgtCCAGGCCTGCAAGCCCAACCACAGCgccgacggcggcggcggcggctcgggtCCGTCCCTGCCGCCTCACGTGGGCTCCCTGGGCCAGGCGGAGGACCAGTCCTGCCCGGCCAAGAGGAAGAGAGCGTCCAGCCCCGGcaaggtgagcgcggcggcgaggcggcggccgAGCGGCGCtccaggctccgcccctcctgacccgctctgcctctctcctcaGGCCGACTCCTGGATCGGCAGCCCGACGCAGCAGCCGGTCCCCAGCTGGTATCTCTCCCCGCAGAAACTACAGGTCGGCACCGCCTCCGCGCCCTTCCtcttctgacctttgacccgcgaaggccacgcccactttgaACCTTTGCTTTTCGGTTGTTTCGTCCAGATGCTGGAACAGCTGCGGAGCAACCGGGCCAGCCTGAAGCCCCCGCAGCTCCagatgctggagcagctggaggctcaGCTCGccatcatgcagcagcatcagcaccagGTGAAGACACGCCCgacacgtgcacgtgcacgcctCGTGGCGCTGACCTCCGGCTAACCTCactttcccccccctcccccccagatGAGACAGAACGCCTCAGGAGGAGCTCACCCGCGCCCCTCGCTCCCCAACGGCCCCACCGCCaactccctcccctcccccaacCCCGGCCTCCACCCCACGCGCCCCCACCTGCCCCCGCACCGGCCCCCGTGCCCGCCGCAGCCGCTGGCCAACGGGCCGGTGGGACACTCGGACTCGCTGCCGAGCGCcaacagtagtagtagtagtaataatCAGCCAGGGCCCACGGCTGCGGGGCCCAACGGAGACGTGCCTTACCTGCAAGCTGCCGGCAGCGGCAACGCAGCCCCGCTACCTCACACCTGCACAAGCACGCTAACGCAGGACGCTGCGCCGCACCAGGCCCTGCACCTAAACTCCTCTCAGGTGAGCCCCTCCAGCATCGCTCCTCGCTCATCGCTAGTCGTCTCTGCAGCGGCAGGAGATCAAAACCCTCCTGTGAAACTCCAGATCTGGACATTTGTCTGTAATTCAGAGTTCTGTTTTGCCCTCAGTCTAGACTTGCAggctctgctgtgtttggatTTGCTGTAAATTGTCTGTAGGTCCAGACTGAGGACACGTAAAACCCTCATTTtcctccaaacagcagcagggagagcTTGTAAACCTCCAGAGATTTGCCTGTAATTTTGCGCTTTCTATGCCCTGAGTTGTGGTTTGCAGGCTCGCCCCAGTGGAGCCACTTCTTctccatgttttctgttgtcactGTGCCTTCCAGTCCAAACTGAGGTCAAAGAAAACCCTTCCCAACAGTCATGCCTCGTCTGTAAAGCTGTGTTGTTTGCCCTCAGTTTGGACTTGCAGGTAGAGGTCAGTGCTTTCACCGTGTAGTTTCtgttttgtaactttttttctctcgcccccccccccccccccccccccccctcccctcccccctccagggGCTTCAGAAGGGGTCTGCTCCCCATTTGGCAGGCTCCGGCACTGAGGGgaccccctcccacccccagacccccaacTCCACCACCCCCCTGCACCCCAACAATCAGGTTGGACATTCCACTAATGCCCCGTCGCCACGGCCGCAGCCTCATAACCACCACCTCCCgtcccctcccttcctcccccaCTCCTCTACCTCAGGTGGAGCCGGACCCGCCGCGTCCGCTACCAAAGAAGGCAACGCCGTGGCCGCGCACGCCACGGCCGTTGCCGCGTCCCTCGGCAACGGGGGGGCCGAGGGCAAggcgccgtcgccgccgccgccggccgagTGCAAGGCGGCGCCGGCCGACGGCCTGGCCAATCATGTGGCGGAAGGCGGCGAGAAGCCAAGCCTTAGCGCAGACAATCCGAGGCTCTCCGCCCTGCTGGCGGGGGGGAAGGGCCCCGAGGAGAGCGAGGCACCCTCAGAAGGGGCCCACAAGGTCAACAACATCCACCCGGCCGtcctgccccccaccccccacgcACAGGGCAGCTCGGCCGCCTCCTCGCCCATCTCCGCCATGTCCACCGCCACGCCCTCCCCCAAATCTAACGAACACACCCACCCGGGCGCccagagccccgcccccaatagcacccccaccacctccaacgccccctccacccccacggCCCCCGCCATCGTCCCCACCGCCTCCGCGTCGTCCGCCCCCGCCGTCAACGGCAAGGGGGGAATTTCTGAGGACTCTCAGAGCCCGCTGAAGGCGGAGCCGCCGCCCGTCGTCGGCAGCCTCAAGGCCACGCCCCCGCACGgatcctcgtcctcctcctcgtcttcgtccTCCATATCCATCTACCCGAGCTCCACAGACGTGCTGAAGGCCTGCAGGTGAGACGGGACGGGCGTGTCGCGTTCAGCCTCCACCTGATTGGTCCCCGCAGACCTCAGTCAGTGTGAAAACCTCTTCATTTAATCGACTGGGTTccctgtgagagtgtgtgaagctgcagcctcCCTGCAGCGCCCGCTTTGTTTTGAGCATGTCTCCCCCCGGTGGCGGCACGGCGCCGCTGCACCGCCCCGGCAGGGCGGTTATGTAACCGTCGGCGGCCTTGTTGCCATGCAGAAACCGCTCAGCTGCCATGTTTCCCTTGCAGAAACCTGGGCAAGAACGGCCTCTCCAACAGCAGCATCCTCCTGGACAAGTGCCCCCCGCCGCGGCTGCCCCCGCCCCCGTCGCCAGCCCTGCCCAAAGACAAGCTCAACCCGCCCACGCCCAGCATCTACGTGAGTTTCCCGTGAGCGCTGCGCCGCACCGGGCGGGCGGACGGCGGTTTGACTCTGTGTCTGTTTGCAGCTGGAGAACAAGAGAGACGCTTTCTTCCCTCCACTGCACCAGTTCTGCACAAACCCCTCCAACCCCGTGACGGTCATCCGGGGCCTGGCCGGAGCGCTCAAACTGGGTAaaccccccctccgccccgccTCGCCATGTGTAGGAACCGCGGCAGCGTCCGGTGTgtgaccccctcccctccgtctGCAGACCTGGGCCTGTTCTCCACCAAGACGCTGGTGGAGGCCAACCCCGAGCACCTGGTGGAGGTGTGGACCCAGCTGTCGCAGCCCGCCGACGA contains:
- the LOC115383671 gene encoding histone demethylase UTY-like isoform X1: MQSCGVSLAAAACAAARSLGSASSSSGDEGKKMAAGKASETEEDFPTLTAQERDALAGIDSSLFGFQKLHEDGARTKALLMKAVRCYDSLILKAEGKVEPELFCQLGHFNLLLEDYPKALSAYQRYYSLQSDYWKNAAFLYGLGMVYFHYNAFQWAIKAFQEVLYIDPGFSRAKEIHLRLGLMFKVNTDYESSLKHFQLALIDSNPCTLSKAEIQFHIAHLYEIQKRYRASKEAYESLLQTEDLPAQVKATTLQQLGWMHHTVEQLGDRASRDSYAIQCLQKSLEADPNSGQSWYFLGRCYSSIGKVQDAFISYRQSIDKSEASADTWCSIGVLYQQQNQPMDALQAYICAVQLDHSHAAAWMDLGTLYESCNQPHDAIKCYINATRSKGCTNTAALTHRIKCLQAQLSNPQLSSLQAKSKMLPLIEEAWSLPIPAELTSRQGGLSSAPQQACKPNHSADGGGGGSGPSLPPHVGSLGQAEDQSCPAKRKRASSPGKADSWIGSPTQQPVPSWYLSPQKLQMLEQLRSNRASLKPPQLQMLEQLEAQLAIMQQHQHQMRQNASGGAHPRPSLPNGPTANSLPSPNPGLHPTRPHLPPHRPPCPPQPLANGPVGHSDSLPSANSSSSSNNQPGPTAAGPNGDVPYLQAAGSGNAAPLPHTCTSTLTQDAAPHQALHLNSSQGLQKGSAPHLAGSGTEGTPSHPQTPNSTTPLHPNNQVGHSTNAPSPRPQPHNHHLPSPPFLPHSSTSGGAGPAASATKEGNAVAAHATAVAASLGNGGAEGKAPSPPPPAECKAAPADGLANHVAEGGEKPSLSADNPRLSALLAGGKGPEESEAPSEGAHKVNNIHPAVLPPTPHAQGSSAASSPISAMSTATPSPKSNEHTHPGAQSPAPNSTPTTSNAPSTPTAPAIVPTASASSAPAVNGKGGISEDSQSPLKAEPPPVVGSLKATPPHGSSSSSSSSSSISIYPSSTDVLKACRNLGKNGLSNSSILLDKCPPPRLPPPPSPALPKDKLNPPTPSIYLENKRDAFFPPLHQFCTNPSNPVTVIRGLAGALKLDLGLFSTKTLVEANPEHLVEVWTQLSQPADENWDPTGTKKMWRCESARAHTTIAKYAQYQAASFQESLREENEKKALKEPSDAEPASAESAARKRRGPLKHIKFGTNIDVSDEKKWKQQLQELSKLPAFARVVSAGNLLSHVGHTILGMNTVQLYMKVPGSRIPGHQEHNNFCAVNINIGPGDCEWFAVPEPYWGVMSNFCEKNNINFLMGSWWPNLEDLYEADVPVYRFIQRPGDLVWLNTGTVHWVQAIGWCNNIAWNVGPLTAHQYKLAVERYEWNKLQSVKSMVPMVHLSWNMARNIKVSDHKLFEMIKYCLLRTLKQCQWVKEALTSAGKDTVLRPRTRDEPAHYCTICEVEVFNLLFVRRELLSKKQLVVHCQDCARKGSAALDDFVVLEQHCMEDLMQVYDQFTLAPPLHSSSS
- the LOC115383671 gene encoding lysine-specific demethylase 6A-like isoform X2 — protein: MQSCGVSLAAAACAAARSLGSASSSSGDEGKKMAAGKASETEEDFPTLTAQERDALAGIDSSLFGFQKLHEDGARTKALLMKAVRCYDSLILKAEGKVEPELFCQLGHFNLLLEDYPKALSAYQRYYSLQSDYWKNAAFLYGLGMVYFHYNAFQWAIKAFQEVLYIDPGFSRAKEIHLRLGLMFKVNTDYESSLKHFQLALIDSNPCTLSKAEIQFHIAHLYEIQKRYRASKEAYESLLQTEDLPAQVKATTLQQLGWMHHTVEQLGDRASRDSYAIQCLQKSLEADPNSGQSWYFLGRCYSSIGKVQDAFISYRQSIDKSEASADTWCSIGVLYQQQNQPMDALQAYICAVQLDHSHAAAWMDLGTLYESCNQPHDAIKCYINATRSKGCTNTAALTHRIKCLQACKPNHSADGGGGGSGPSLPPHVGSLGQAEDQSCPAKRKRASSPGKADSWIGSPTQQPVPSWYLSPQKLQMLEQLRSNRASLKPPQLQMLEQLEAQLAIMQQHQHQMRQNASGGAHPRPSLPNGPTANSLPSPNPGLHPTRPHLPPHRPPCPPQPLANGPVGHSDSLPSANSSSSSNNQPGPTAAGPNGDVPYLQAAGSGNAAPLPHTCTSTLTQDAAPHQALHLNSSQGLQKGSAPHLAGSGTEGTPSHPQTPNSTTPLHPNNQVGHSTNAPSPRPQPHNHHLPSPPFLPHSSTSGGAGPAASATKEGNAVAAHATAVAASLGNGGAEGKAPSPPPPAECKAAPADGLANHVAEGGEKPSLSADNPRLSALLAGGKGPEESEAPSEGAHKVNNIHPAVLPPTPHAQGSSAASSPISAMSTATPSPKSNEHTHPGAQSPAPNSTPTTSNAPSTPTAPAIVPTASASSAPAVNGKGGISEDSQSPLKAEPPPVVGSLKATPPHGSSSSSSSSSSISIYPSSTDVLKACRNLGKNGLSNSSILLDKCPPPRLPPPPSPALPKDKLNPPTPSIYLENKRDAFFPPLHQFCTNPSNPVTVIRGLAGALKLDLGLFSTKTLVEANPEHLVEVWTQLSQPADENWDPTGTKKMWRCESARAHTTIAKYAQYQAASFQESLREENEKKALKEPSDAEPASAESAARKRRGPLKHIKFGTNIDVSDEKKWKQQLQELSKLPAFARVVSAGNLLSHVGHTILGMNTVQLYMKVPGSRIPGHQEHNNFCAVNINIGPGDCEWFAVPEPYWGVMSNFCEKNNINFLMGSWWPNLEDLYEADVPVYRFIQRPGDLVWLNTGTVHWVQAIGWCNNIAWNVGPLTAHQYKLAVERYEWNKLQSVKSMVPMVHLSWNMARNIKVSDHKLFEMIKYCLLRTLKQCQWVKEALTSAGKDTVLRPRTRDEPAHYCTICEVEVFNLLFVRRELLSKKQLVVHCQDCARKGSAALDDFVVLEQHCMEDLMQVYDQFTLAPPLHSSSS